In Streptomyces sclerotialus, one genomic interval encodes:
- a CDS encoding flavin-containing monooxygenase produces MTQTLDAVQQDRSPQARVDDWLARFESALAARDVAAAAALFATDSYWRDLVAFTWNIKTVEGRAGVADLLTGCLATTEPSGFRTTEPPAEAGGVTEAWIEFETAVGRGKGHLRLTDEGAWTLLTSLRELKDFPEPRGDLRPKGTRHGAIADRRSWAEERELEQAQLGYDRQPYVVVIGGGQGGIALGARLRQLGVPSLVVERNDRPGDSWRKRYKSLCLHDPVWYDHLPYLPFPDNWPVFAPKDKIADWLEMYTRVMDVPYWTRSEVTSAAYDETTGTWRVLVDRDGEEVVLTPRHLVFATGVSGKPHLPSFPGMDQFAGEQHHSSQHPGPDRYAGKKAVVIGSNNSAHDICAALWEHGADVTMVQRSSTHVVRSESLMELGLGDLYSERAVRAGVTTEKADMVFASLPYRIMHEFQIPVYDKIRERDADFYARLAKAGFAHDWGDDGSGLFMKYLRRGSGYYIDVGAAELVADGRIKLAHGQVDHLTRTGVVLADGTELDADLVVYATGYGSMNGWVADLCGQEMADRVGKCWGLGSDTTKDPGPWEGEQRNMWKPTQQPGLWFHGGNLHQSRHYSLYLALQLKARYEGLPTPVYGLQEVHHLA; encoded by the coding sequence ATGACACAGACGCTGGACGCGGTGCAGCAGGACCGTTCACCTCAGGCGCGGGTGGACGACTGGCTCGCCCGCTTCGAGTCCGCACTCGCGGCTCGGGACGTGGCGGCAGCGGCCGCGCTGTTCGCCACCGACAGCTACTGGCGGGACCTGGTGGCCTTCACCTGGAACATCAAGACCGTGGAGGGGCGGGCCGGCGTCGCGGACCTGCTCACCGGCTGCCTCGCCACCACCGAGCCGTCCGGGTTCCGCACCACCGAGCCCCCGGCGGAGGCCGGTGGCGTCACCGAGGCGTGGATCGAGTTCGAGACCGCGGTGGGGCGGGGGAAGGGCCATCTGCGGCTGACGGACGAGGGCGCGTGGACGCTGCTGACCAGCCTTCGCGAGCTCAAGGACTTCCCCGAACCGCGGGGCGACCTGCGGCCCAAGGGCACGCGGCACGGCGCGATCGCCGACCGCCGCTCCTGGGCCGAGGAACGGGAACTGGAGCAGGCACAGCTGGGGTACGACCGGCAGCCGTACGTGGTGGTCATCGGTGGCGGGCAGGGCGGTATCGCGCTCGGTGCCCGGCTGCGCCAGCTCGGCGTGCCGTCCCTGGTCGTGGAGCGCAACGACCGGCCGGGCGACTCCTGGCGCAAGCGGTACAAGAGCCTGTGCCTGCACGACCCCGTCTGGTACGACCACCTTCCCTACCTGCCCTTCCCGGACAACTGGCCGGTGTTCGCGCCGAAGGACAAGATCGCGGACTGGCTGGAGATGTACACCCGCGTGATGGACGTGCCGTACTGGACGCGGTCGGAGGTCACCTCGGCCGCGTACGACGAGACGACCGGGACCTGGCGGGTCCTGGTGGACCGGGACGGCGAGGAGGTCGTCCTCACCCCGCGCCACCTCGTGTTCGCCACCGGCGTGTCGGGCAAGCCCCACCTGCCCTCGTTCCCCGGCATGGACCAGTTCGCGGGCGAGCAGCACCACTCCTCACAGCACCCGGGCCCGGACCGGTACGCGGGCAAGAAGGCCGTCGTCATCGGCTCGAACAACTCCGCGCACGACATCTGCGCGGCGCTGTGGGAGCACGGCGCCGACGTGACGATGGTGCAGCGCTCCTCGACGCACGTCGTACGGTCGGAGTCCCTGATGGAGCTGGGCCTCGGGGACCTCTACTCCGAACGCGCAGTACGCGCCGGGGTGACCACCGAGAAGGCCGACATGGTGTTCGCCTCGCTGCCCTACCGGATCATGCACGAGTTCCAGATCCCGGTCTACGACAAGATCCGCGAACGCGACGCCGACTTCTACGCACGCCTCGCCAAGGCCGGTTTCGCGCACGACTGGGGCGACGACGGGTCGGGCCTGTTCATGAAGTACCTGCGCCGCGGCTCCGGCTACTACATCGACGTGGGCGCGGCAGAGCTGGTGGCCGACGGCCGGATCAAGCTCGCCCACGGCCAGGTCGACCACCTCACCCGTACCGGTGTCGTACTCGCCGACGGCACCGAACTGGACGCCGACCTCGTCGTCTACGCGACCGGCTACGGCTCCATGAACGGCTGGGTCGCCGACCTGTGCGGCCAGGAGATGGCGGACCGGGTCGGCAAGTGCTGGGGACTGGGCTCGGACACGACCAAGGACCCCGGCCCGTGGGAAGGCGAACAGCGCAACATGTGGAAGCCCACCCAGCAGCCGGGTCTGTGGTTCCACGGCGGGAACCTGCACCAGTCCCGCCACTACTCGCTCTACCTCGCCCTGCAGCTGAAGGCGCGCTACGAAGGCCTCCCCACCCCGGTCTACGGCCTGCAGGAGGTCCACCACCTCGCCTGA
- a CDS encoding bifunctional methylenetetrahydrofolate dehydrogenase/methenyltetrahydrofolate cyclohydrolase, producing the protein MSANILDGRRTAAAIRAELTARVAVLAGHGAVPGLGTVLVGDDPGSHAYVGGKHRDCAQVGITSIRRELPADATQDQVETVIDELNADPACTGYIVQLPLPRGLDANAVLERMDPAKDADGLHPVSLGRLVLGVDSPLPCTPRGIVELLRRHDVPLAGARVCVIGRGVTVGRPIGLLLTRRSENATVTLCHTGTKGLPWHVREADIVVAAAGSAGLITADMVRPGAAVLDVGITRTDEGLLGDVHPDVAAVAGWLAPMPGGVGPMTRAMLLANVVEAAERAAGLSPGAPGEA; encoded by the coding sequence ATGAGCGCGAACATCCTTGACGGACGTCGCACCGCGGCCGCCATCCGCGCCGAACTCACCGCGCGAGTAGCGGTGTTGGCCGGGCACGGCGCCGTGCCCGGCCTCGGTACGGTGCTGGTCGGTGACGACCCCGGCAGCCACGCGTACGTGGGCGGCAAACACCGCGACTGCGCACAGGTCGGCATCACCTCGATCCGCCGTGAGCTGCCGGCCGACGCCACCCAGGACCAGGTCGAGACGGTCATCGACGAACTGAACGCCGACCCGGCCTGCACCGGCTACATCGTCCAACTACCCTTGCCGCGCGGGCTCGACGCCAACGCCGTACTGGAGCGGATGGACCCGGCGAAGGACGCCGACGGCCTGCACCCGGTCAGCCTGGGCCGTCTGGTCCTCGGCGTCGACAGCCCGCTGCCCTGCACCCCGCGCGGCATCGTCGAACTGCTGCGCCGCCACGACGTCCCGCTCGCCGGAGCCCGGGTCTGCGTGATCGGCCGCGGCGTCACGGTCGGCCGGCCCATCGGACTGCTGCTCACCCGCAGGTCGGAGAACGCGACGGTGACGCTCTGCCACACCGGTACCAAGGGCCTGCCCTGGCACGTCCGCGAGGCGGACATCGTCGTCGCGGCGGCCGGTTCGGCGGGGCTGATCACTGCGGACATGGTCCGGCCGGGCGCCGCCGTCCTGGACGTCGGCATCACCCGCACGGACGAGGGCCTGCTCGGTGACGTACATCCGGACGTCGCCGCGGTCGCCGGCTGGCTCGCGCCGATGCCCGGCGGCGTCGGCCCCATGACGCGGGCGATGCTGCTCGCCAACGTCGTCGAGGCGGCGGAACGCGCCGCGGGCCTCTCCCCGGGCGCACCAGGAGAGGCGTGA
- a CDS encoding LCP family protein, producing MTDGPTGVPSYADRPSSHYGPRRAHARRPRKRHRLWRAAFGLVAAVLAGAVGTYGWAEAKLNRDVDLDSYGNRPPRGKGTNYLIVGSDSRAGLSQDDLKDLHAGGGGGRRTDSMILLHTGAHGTSMVSLPRDSWVTVPRRTDPTTGKTSGPTGDKLNAAFSYGGPQLLARTIEYNTGLRIDHYAEIGFAGFVNIVDAVGGVRMCLERGIKDEKSGADLKKGCQTLDGKQALAFVRQRHQEAEGDLGRTKNQQKFLASLAHQAAEPGTLLDPAEIYPTVDAGLDTLVVDKGTDLRDLTRLFRAVRSVTGGKGKQINVPVSGIGVPTRKGSVITWDEEQSRRLFAELRHDRPVTTPTRRPSR from the coding sequence ATGACCGACGGACCGACGGGCGTACCGAGCTACGCCGACCGCCCCTCCTCCCACTACGGGCCGCGACGCGCCCACGCCCGCAGACCCCGGAAGCGACACCGGCTGTGGCGGGCCGCGTTCGGCCTCGTCGCCGCCGTCCTCGCGGGCGCCGTCGGCACCTACGGCTGGGCCGAGGCCAAACTCAACCGCGACGTCGACCTCGACTCGTACGGGAACCGCCCCCCGCGCGGCAAGGGCACCAACTACCTGATCGTCGGCTCCGACAGCCGTGCCGGGCTCTCCCAGGACGACCTGAAGGACCTGCACGCGGGCGGAGGCGGCGGCCGCCGCACGGACTCGATGATCCTGCTGCACACCGGCGCCCACGGCACCAGCATGGTCAGCCTCCCCCGCGACTCCTGGGTCACCGTGCCCCGCCGTACCGACCCGACAACGGGCAAGACCTCAGGTCCCACCGGGGACAAGCTCAACGCCGCCTTCTCCTACGGCGGGCCCCAACTCCTCGCCCGCACCATCGAGTACAACACCGGGCTGCGGATCGACCACTACGCGGAGATCGGCTTCGCGGGCTTCGTGAACATCGTCGACGCCGTCGGCGGCGTCCGGATGTGCCTGGAGCGCGGCATCAAGGACGAGAAGTCCGGCGCCGACCTCAAGAAGGGCTGCCAGACCCTCGACGGCAAGCAGGCACTCGCGTTCGTCCGCCAGCGGCACCAGGAAGCCGAGGGCGACCTGGGACGCACGAAGAACCAGCAGAAGTTCCTCGCGTCCCTCGCCCACCAGGCCGCCGAGCCCGGCACCCTCCTCGACCCGGCCGAGATCTACCCGACCGTCGACGCGGGCCTGGACACCCTCGTCGTCGACAAGGGCACGGACCTGCGGGACCTCACAAGGCTGTTCCGCGCGGTCCGGAGCGTCACCGGCGGCAAGGGCAAGCAGATCAACGTCCCCGTCTCCGGCATCGGCGTCCCCACCCGCAAGGGCAGCGTCATCACGTGGGACGAGGAACAGTCCCGGCGGCTCTTCGCCGAACTCAGACACGACCGCCCGGTGACGACACCGACAAGGCGCCCGAGCAGATAG
- a CDS encoding aromatic ring-hydroxylating oxygenase subunit alpha codes for MTTTGLPESLIATLPGDHYTDPEIFRLEQERVFESMWFCAARSADLAKPGAFRTVDVGRESVLLTRSRDNAVRAFFNVCRHRGAKLCTEESGEVKRAFQCPYHAWTYDLTGKLVAAPNLTKMPDIGRTEYGLAHVAVREWLGYVWVCLAENPPSFEESVIQDVVARLGDAESISAYDIENLELGKRIVYDVQANWKLIIENFMECYHCATIHPELTEVLPEFADGFAAQYYVGHGAEFGEDVQGFTVDGSEGLDRIPGVSEDQDRRYYAITVRPQVFINLVPDHVIFHRMYPVAADRTIVECDWLYLPHVVASGKDVSRSVELFDRVNRQDFDACERCQPAMSSRLYAKGGVLVPSEHHIGEFHEWVQGRLGTA; via the coding sequence ATGACTACGACCGGACTTCCGGAGAGCCTGATCGCGACTCTCCCCGGTGACCACTACACGGACCCGGAGATCTTCCGCCTGGAGCAGGAGCGCGTCTTCGAGTCGATGTGGTTCTGCGCGGCGCGCTCCGCGGATCTGGCCAAGCCGGGCGCGTTCAGGACCGTGGACGTCGGGCGGGAGAGCGTCCTGCTGACCCGGTCGCGGGACAACGCCGTCCGGGCCTTCTTCAACGTGTGCCGGCACCGGGGCGCCAAGCTGTGCACGGAGGAGTCCGGCGAGGTGAAGCGGGCGTTCCAGTGCCCGTACCACGCCTGGACGTACGACCTCACGGGCAAGCTCGTCGCGGCCCCGAACCTCACGAAGATGCCGGACATCGGCCGGACCGAGTACGGCCTGGCGCACGTGGCGGTCCGTGAGTGGCTGGGTTATGTGTGGGTGTGCCTGGCCGAGAACCCGCCGTCGTTCGAGGAGTCGGTGATCCAGGACGTGGTGGCGCGCCTGGGCGACGCGGAGTCGATCAGCGCGTACGACATCGAGAACCTGGAGCTCGGCAAGCGGATCGTCTACGACGTGCAGGCGAACTGGAAGCTGATCATCGAGAACTTCATGGAGTGCTACCACTGCGCGACGATCCACCCCGAACTCACCGAGGTACTGCCGGAGTTCGCCGACGGCTTCGCGGCGCAGTACTACGTGGGGCACGGCGCGGAGTTCGGCGAGGACGTCCAGGGCTTCACCGTCGACGGCTCGGAGGGCCTGGACCGCATTCCGGGTGTCTCCGAGGACCAGGACCGCCGGTACTACGCGATCACGGTGCGGCCGCAGGTGTTCATCAACCTCGTCCCCGACCACGTCATCTTCCACAGGATGTACCCGGTGGCGGCCGACCGTACGATCGTGGAGTGCGACTGGCTGTACCTGCCGCACGTCGTGGCGTCCGGCAAGGACGTCAGCCGCTCCGTCGAGCTGTTCGACCGGGTCAACCGGCAGGACTTCGACGCCTGCGAGCGCTGCCAGCCGGCGATGAGCTCGCGCCTGTACGCCAAGGGCGGCGTCCTGGTGCCGAGCGAACACCACATCGGCGAGTTCCACGAATGGGTCCAGGGCCGTCTCGGCACCGCCTGA
- a CDS encoding GcvT family protein, whose amino-acid sequence MAGPRVVIIGAGVVGAALADELSVRGWTEVTVVDQGPLPATGGSSSHAPGLVFQTNASKALTEMARYTVEKFSSLEVAGEPCFLPVGGLEIATSPERLAELQRRHGWVTSWGVEARLLDPEECVRLHPLVNAERVLGGLLIPTDGLAKAVPAVEAQLKAAEERGARLLGEHEVLDIRTEDDGTGGERVTSVVTDRGELAADIVVCCAGIWGPKVARMVGMDLPLTPLAHQLAWTGPVPALAGQDEEAVRPILRHQDADLYYRDRYDRLGIGYYGHRAMPVSADDIVSVNEAEEMPSVLRFTPDDFAEAWTETQSLLPATQEAKVEEGINGLFSFTTDGMPLLGESPQVKGFWVAEAVWVTHSAGVGRAVAEWLVDGHCSSFDLHECDVNRFEPHQLAPEYVLARDCRNFDEVYDILHPLQPAGAPRPLRTSPFHPRQQELGAYFLEASGFERPQWYAANEPLLAGREIPTPNDWAARHWSPIVGAEAQATREGVALYDMTALKRLEVTGRGAAAFLQRLTTGNVDKSVGSVTYTLMLDVDGGIRSDVTVARLGRNRFQVGANGALDLDWLTRHLPADGSVSVRDITAGTCCIGLWGPKAREVLQPLTDADFSHDGLRYFRATQAYIGSVPVTAMRLSYVGELGWELYTTADMGLKLWDTLREAARPYGGIAAGRGAFNSLRLEKGYRSFGTDMTYEHDPYEAGVGFAVKMDKGDFLGREALKLRAEQVRRRLTCLTIDDPTAVVMGKEPVYDGDCAVGYVTSAAYGYTIGKGIAYAWLPAELATPGRALHIGYFDQAVPAVVAEEPLFDPKMRRLRG is encoded by the coding sequence ATGGCGGGACCGCGCGTGGTCATCATCGGTGCGGGTGTCGTGGGGGCGGCGCTGGCCGACGAGCTGTCCGTCCGGGGCTGGACCGAGGTGACGGTGGTCGATCAGGGACCCCTGCCGGCCACCGGCGGGTCGTCGTCACACGCTCCGGGCCTGGTGTTCCAGACGAACGCCTCGAAAGCCCTGACGGAGATGGCCCGCTACACGGTGGAGAAGTTCTCGTCACTGGAGGTGGCCGGGGAGCCGTGCTTCCTGCCGGTGGGAGGACTGGAGATCGCCACGTCGCCGGAACGGCTGGCGGAGTTGCAGCGCCGGCACGGCTGGGTGACGTCGTGGGGCGTCGAGGCGCGGCTGCTGGACCCGGAGGAATGCGTCCGGCTGCATCCGCTGGTGAACGCCGAGCGGGTCCTGGGCGGCCTGCTGATCCCGACCGATGGCCTGGCGAAAGCGGTGCCGGCGGTCGAGGCGCAGCTGAAGGCGGCCGAGGAGCGCGGAGCGCGCCTCCTGGGCGAGCACGAGGTCCTGGACATCCGCACCGAGGACGACGGAACCGGCGGTGAACGGGTGACCTCGGTGGTCACCGACCGCGGCGAGCTCGCGGCGGACATCGTGGTGTGCTGTGCCGGCATCTGGGGGCCGAAGGTCGCCCGTATGGTCGGCATGGACCTCCCGCTGACCCCGCTCGCCCACCAGCTGGCCTGGACGGGGCCGGTGCCGGCGCTGGCGGGTCAGGACGAGGAGGCCGTACGTCCGATCCTGCGGCACCAGGACGCCGACCTTTACTACCGGGACCGCTACGACCGGCTGGGCATCGGCTATTACGGGCACCGCGCGATGCCCGTGTCGGCCGACGACATCGTCTCGGTGAACGAGGCCGAAGAGATGCCCTCCGTCCTGCGCTTCACCCCCGACGACTTCGCCGAGGCCTGGACCGAGACGCAGTCGCTGCTCCCGGCGACGCAGGAGGCCAAGGTCGAAGAGGGGATCAATGGACTGTTCTCCTTCACCACCGACGGAATGCCACTGCTGGGCGAGTCGCCGCAGGTGAAGGGTTTCTGGGTGGCGGAGGCGGTGTGGGTGACCCACTCCGCGGGCGTGGGCCGGGCCGTCGCCGAGTGGCTGGTGGACGGGCACTGCTCCTCGTTCGACCTGCACGAGTGCGACGTCAACCGGTTCGAGCCGCACCAGCTGGCTCCCGAGTACGTCCTGGCGCGGGACTGCCGGAACTTCGACGAGGTCTACGACATCCTCCACCCCCTCCAGCCGGCTGGTGCGCCACGACCCCTGCGCACCAGCCCCTTCCACCCCCGCCAGCAGGAGCTCGGCGCGTACTTCCTGGAAGCATCGGGCTTTGAGCGGCCCCAGTGGTACGCGGCCAACGAGCCCCTGCTGGCGGGGCGGGAGATCCCCACACCGAACGACTGGGCAGCCCGCCACTGGTCGCCGATCGTGGGCGCCGAGGCCCAGGCGACCCGCGAGGGCGTCGCACTGTACGACATGACCGCGCTGAAGCGGCTGGAGGTCACCGGGCGGGGCGCCGCGGCCTTCCTGCAGCGCCTGACGACGGGGAACGTCGACAAGTCGGTGGGCTCGGTCACGTACACACTGATGCTGGACGTGGACGGCGGCATCCGCAGCGATGTGACGGTCGCCCGGCTGGGACGCAACCGCTTCCAGGTCGGCGCGAACGGCGCGCTCGACCTGGACTGGCTCACCCGGCACCTCCCGGCGGACGGCTCCGTGTCGGTGCGCGACATCACCGCCGGGACCTGCTGCATCGGCCTGTGGGGCCCGAAGGCGCGGGAGGTGCTCCAGCCGCTGACCGACGCGGACTTCTCCCACGACGGACTGCGCTACTTCCGCGCGACGCAGGCGTACATCGGTTCCGTCCCCGTCACCGCGATGCGGCTCTCCTACGTCGGCGAGCTCGGCTGGGAGCTGTACACCACCGCCGACATGGGCCTGAAGCTCTGGGACACACTCCGGGAGGCGGCGCGGCCGTACGGCGGCATCGCGGCCGGCCGGGGCGCGTTCAACAGCCTGCGGCTGGAGAAGGGTTACCGGTCCTTCGGCACCGACATGACGTACGAGCACGACCCGTACGAGGCCGGCGTGGGCTTCGCGGTCAAGATGGACAAGGGCGACTTCCTCGGCCGCGAAGCGCTGAAGCTGCGCGCGGAGCAGGTGCGGCGCCGCCTGACCTGCCTGACCATCGACGACCCCACTGCCGTGGTCATGGGCAAGGAACCGGTCTACGACGGGGACTGCGCCGTCGGCTACGTCACCAGCGCCGCGTACGGATACACGATCGGCAAGGGCATCGCCTACGCATGGCTGCCCGCCGAACTGGCCACGCCCGGCCGCGCCCTGCACATCGGCTACTTCGACCAGGCCGTCCCGGCGGTCGTCGCCGAGGAACCGCTGTTCGACCCGAAGATGCGGCGCCTTCGCGGCTAG
- the metE gene encoding 5-methyltetrahydropteroyltriglutamate--homocysteine S-methyltransferase has product MTAKSAAAAARATVYGYPRQGRNRELKKAVEGYWKGRVTADVLRGTAAGLRRTNWQQLAGAGIHEVPTGDFSYYDHVLDTTVMVGAIPDRHREAVAADALDGYFAMARGTQDVAPLEMTKWFDTNYHYLVPELGPDTVFTADSAKQVTELKEAVALGLPARPVLVGPVTYLLLAKPAPGVAPDFDPLTLLDRLLPVYAEVLADLRAAGAEWVQLDEPALVQDRTPAELNAAERAFRDLGALTDRPRLLVASYFDRLGNALPVLAKAPVEGLALDFTEAAAANLDALAAVGGLPGKRLVAGVVNGRNVWVGDLENALATLGTLLGLADRVDVSASCSLLHVPLDTAPERDIDPQILRWLAFARQKTAEIVTLAKGLAHGTDTIAAELAANRADLATRAHSPLTRDPAVRARTAAVTEADTRRSQPYDNRAAAQRAHLRLPLLPTTTIGSFPQTGELRTARADLRAGRIDTAGYEERIKAEIQEVISFQEKAGLDVLVHGEAERNDMVQYFAEQLTGYLATQHGWVQSYGTRYVRPPILAGDISRAEPMTARWTTYAQSLTDRPVKGMLTGPVTMLAWSFVRDDQPLGDTARQVALALRDEVNDLEAAGVSVIQVDEPALRETLPLRAADRPAYLAWATEAFRLSTSGVRPETQIHTHMCYAEFGDVVQAIDDLDADVISLEAARSHMQVARELAAHGYPREAGPGVYDIHSPRVPSAEEAAGLLRTGLQAIPAERLWVKPDCGLKTRGWPETRAALENLVAAAHTVRAELLTR; this is encoded by the coding sequence GTGACAGCGAAGTCCGCAGCCGCGGCAGCACGGGCCACCGTGTACGGCTACCCCCGCCAGGGCCGGAACCGCGAACTGAAGAAGGCCGTCGAGGGCTACTGGAAGGGCCGGGTGACCGCCGACGTCCTCCGCGGCACCGCCGCCGGACTGCGCCGCACCAACTGGCAGCAGCTCGCCGGGGCCGGCATCCACGAGGTCCCCACCGGCGACTTCTCGTACTACGACCACGTGCTGGACACCACCGTCATGGTGGGTGCGATCCCCGACCGCCACCGGGAAGCCGTCGCGGCGGACGCCCTGGACGGCTACTTCGCCATGGCGCGCGGCACCCAGGACGTCGCACCGCTGGAGATGACCAAGTGGTTCGACACCAACTACCACTACCTGGTCCCGGAGCTGGGCCCGGACACGGTGTTCACCGCTGACTCCGCCAAGCAGGTCACCGAGCTCAAGGAGGCCGTGGCCCTGGGCCTCCCGGCCCGGCCGGTCCTGGTCGGCCCCGTCACCTACCTCCTGCTCGCCAAGCCCGCCCCGGGCGTGGCCCCGGACTTCGACCCGCTGACGCTGCTGGACCGGCTGCTCCCGGTCTACGCCGAGGTCCTCGCCGACCTGCGTGCCGCCGGCGCCGAGTGGGTACAGCTGGACGAACCCGCCCTCGTCCAGGACCGCACGCCGGCCGAGCTGAACGCCGCCGAACGCGCCTTCCGCGACCTCGGCGCCCTCACCGACCGGCCCCGGCTGCTCGTCGCCTCCTACTTCGACCGGCTCGGCAACGCCCTGCCGGTACTCGCGAAGGCGCCGGTCGAGGGCCTGGCGCTGGACTTCACGGAGGCCGCAGCCGCCAACCTCGACGCGCTCGCCGCCGTCGGCGGACTGCCCGGGAAGCGCCTGGTCGCCGGTGTCGTCAACGGCCGCAACGTCTGGGTGGGCGACCTGGAGAACGCCCTCGCCACGCTCGGCACCCTCCTCGGCCTCGCCGACCGCGTCGACGTGTCCGCCTCCTGCTCCCTGCTGCACGTCCCGCTCGACACGGCCCCCGAGCGGGACATCGACCCGCAGATCCTGCGGTGGCTGGCCTTCGCCCGCCAGAAGACCGCCGAGATCGTCACCCTCGCCAAGGGCCTCGCGCACGGCACCGACACCATCGCCGCCGAACTCGCCGCGAACCGCGCCGACCTGGCCACCCGTGCCCACTCCCCCCTCACCCGCGACCCGGCCGTCCGCGCCCGTACCGCCGCCGTCACCGAGGCCGACACCCGCCGCTCGCAGCCGTACGACAACCGGGCCGCGGCCCAGCGTGCCCACCTCCGCCTGCCGCTGCTGCCCACCACGACCATCGGCTCCTTCCCGCAGACCGGCGAACTGCGCACCGCCCGCGCCGATCTGCGGGCAGGCAGGATCGACACGGCCGGGTACGAGGAGCGCATCAAGGCCGAGATCCAGGAGGTCATCTCCTTCCAGGAGAAGGCCGGGCTGGACGTCCTGGTGCACGGCGAGGCAGAACGCAACGACATGGTGCAGTACTTCGCCGAGCAGCTGACGGGGTACCTCGCCACGCAGCACGGCTGGGTGCAGTCCTACGGCACCCGCTACGTCCGCCCGCCGATCCTGGCCGGTGACATCTCCCGCGCCGAGCCGATGACCGCGCGCTGGACGACGTACGCCCAATCGCTGACCGACCGGCCCGTCAAGGGCATGCTCACCGGCCCCGTCACCATGCTCGCCTGGTCCTTCGTCCGCGACGACCAGCCCCTGGGCGACACCGCCCGGCAGGTCGCCCTCGCCCTGCGCGACGAGGTGAACGACCTGGAGGCGGCAGGCGTTTCCGTCATCCAGGTGGACGAGCCGGCGCTGCGCGAGACGCTGCCGCTGCGCGCCGCCGACCGCCCGGCGTACCTGGCGTGGGCCACGGAGGCGTTCCGGCTCAGCACGTCCGGCGTGCGTCCGGAGACCCAGATCCACACCCACATGTGCTACGCCGAGTTCGGCGACGTCGTCCAGGCCATCGACGACCTCGACGCGGACGTCATCAGCCTGGAGGCCGCCCGCTCCCACATGCAGGTCGCCCGCGAACTGGCCGCCCACGGTTACCCGCGCGAGGCCGGCCCGGGCGTGTACGACATCCACTCCCCGCGCGTACCGAGCGCGGAGGAGGCGGCCGGCCTGCTCCGTACCGGCCTTCAGGCCATCCCCGCCGAACGGCTGTGGGTCAAACCCGACTGCGGCCTGAAGACCCGCGGCTGGCCCGAGACCCGCGCCGCGCTGGAGAACCTGGTCGCCGCGGCGCACACCGTCCGCGCGGAACTGCTCACGCGCTGA
- a CDS encoding GAF domain-containing protein, which yields MHGAVPPGRSLPIHARDLVRMHEAVMAGTRPPVRPRDIVSHSWSRMRQLGLIADRVNERDFFAADEVARRRSASPLRDVVDRIAGMFTATSDAATMMLVVTDADGAVLWRAGAAAVRRRADALGFTEGADWTEAKVGTNAIGTALAEAAPVELLAGEHFEQGQHAWYCSAHPVHDPRTGEVLGVIDISGPALSLHPAVGVLVETATRLAEAELWRSHQERLAALRQLAEPLLAGGTGPALVVDDDGWVAHRAGVAVGDRIAAPRAGQAVAVPGLGAWLPEKLADGWLVRPVGSGRTVLLDLDLSGTPVLRASSGDTAWCRSITRRHAEILSLLHAAGPAGLTAAALSRSMFGDPGHLVTVRAEVSRLRRLLGAVVATRPYRLAEGVRLTLRPGR from the coding sequence GTGCACGGCGCCGTCCCACCCGGCCGGAGCCTCCCGATCCACGCCCGGGACCTGGTCCGGATGCACGAAGCGGTCATGGCCGGCACCCGCCCGCCGGTACGTCCGCGCGACATCGTCTCCCACTCCTGGTCGCGGATGCGGCAGCTCGGCCTGATCGCGGACCGCGTCAACGAGCGCGACTTCTTCGCGGCGGACGAGGTCGCGCGGCGGCGGTCCGCCTCACCGTTGCGCGACGTCGTCGACCGCATCGCCGGTATGTTCACCGCCACCTCGGACGCGGCGACCATGATGCTCGTGGTGACCGATGCCGACGGCGCCGTCCTGTGGCGGGCGGGCGCTGCCGCGGTCCGCCGCCGGGCCGACGCACTCGGGTTCACCGAAGGCGCGGACTGGACCGAGGCCAAGGTCGGCACGAACGCGATCGGCACCGCGCTGGCCGAGGCCGCGCCGGTCGAGCTCCTCGCCGGCGAGCACTTCGAACAGGGCCAGCACGCTTGGTACTGCAGTGCTCATCCGGTCCACGACCCGCGCACCGGTGAGGTGCTCGGAGTCATCGACATCAGCGGCCCGGCGCTGTCCCTGCACCCCGCGGTCGGCGTGCTGGTCGAGACGGCGACACGGCTGGCCGAGGCGGAGCTGTGGCGGTCGCACCAGGAACGGCTGGCCGCGCTGCGGCAGCTGGCCGAACCGCTGCTGGCCGGGGGCACGGGCCCGGCCCTGGTCGTGGACGACGACGGCTGGGTCGCGCACCGTGCGGGCGTCGCCGTGGGCGACCGGATCGCCGCACCGCGGGCCGGCCAGGCCGTCGCCGTACCCGGGCTCGGCGCCTGGCTGCCGGAGAAGCTGGCCGACGGCTGGCTGGTCCGCCCGGTGGGCAGCGGCCGCACCGTGCTGCTCGATCTCGACCTGTCCGGGACGCCGGTACTGCGGGCGAGTTCCGGCGACACCGCCTGGTGCCGGAGCATCACCAGGCGCCACGCCGAGATCCTGTCCCTGCTGCACGCGGCGGGCCCGGCCGGCCTGACCGCGGCCGCGCTGAGCCGGTCGATGTTCGGCGATCCCGGCCACCTCGTCACGGTGCGGGCGGAGGTGAGCCGGCTCCGCCGGCTCCTCGGAGCCGTCGTGGCCACCCGTCCCTACCGGCTCGCCGAGGGCGTACGGCTCACCCTTCGCCCCGGACGGTGA